A stretch of Garra rufa chromosome 11, GarRuf1.0, whole genome shotgun sequence DNA encodes these proteins:
- the mc1r gene encoding melanocyte-stimulating hormone receptor gives MNDSSRHHFSMKHMDYTYNIDNNITLNASLGDMNATGIAQIMIPQELFLMLGLISLVENILVVVAIIKNRNLHSPMYYFICCLAVSDMLVSVSNVVETLFMLLTEHGLLLVTAKMLQHLDNVIDIMICSSVVSSLSFLCTIAADRYITIFYALRYHSIMTTRRAVVIIAVVWLTSITSSSLFIVYHTDNAVIACLVTFFGVTLVFTAVLYLHMFILAHVHSRRIMALHKSRRKATSMKGAITLTILLGVFVICWGPFFLHLILILTCPTNLYCKCYFSHFNLFLILIICNSLIDPLIYAYRSQELRKTLKEMIFCSWFFAM, from the coding sequence ATGAACGACTCGTCGCGCCATCACTTCAGCATGAAACACATGGACTACACGTATAATATTGACAATAACATAACTTTGAACGCATCGCTCGGCGACATGAATGCCACAGGAATCGCCCAAATCATGATCCCCCAGGAGTTGTTTCTAATGCTCGGCTTGATAAGTTTGGTGGAAAACATCTTGGTGGTGGTGGCTATCATCAAGAACAGGAATCTCCACTCGCCAATGTATTATTTCATCTGCTGTCTGGCGGTGTCTGACATGCTGGTGAGTGTCAGTAATGTGGTGGAGACGCTCTTCATGTTATTGACGGAGCATGGGCTGCTGCTCGTCACGGCAAAGATGTTACAGCACTTAGACAATGTGATCGACATTATGATATGCAGTTCTGTCGTTTCCTCGTTGTCGTTCCTGTGCACTATTGCGGCGGACCGCTATATCACCATCTTTTACGCGCTCCGGTACCACAGCATCATGACCACGCGGCGCGCAGTGGTCATCATCGCGGTGGTGTGGCTCACCAGCATCACCTCGAGCTCGTTATTTATCGTTTATCACACTGACAACGCGGTCATCGCCTGTCTCGTCACTTTTTTCGGCGTGACGTTGGTGTTCACGGCGGTTCTGTACCTGCACATGTTCATCCTGGCGCACGTACACTCTAGACGCATCATGGCTCTTCATAAGAGTCGTCGGAAAGCCACTAGCATGAAGGGAGCCATCACTCTGACCATCCTGCTCGGGGTTTTCGTCATCTGCTGGGGGCCATTCTTTCTCCAcctcatcctcatcctcactTGTCCCACAAACCTTTACTGCAAGTGTTATTTCAGTCATTTTAACCTATTTCTAATTCTTATCATATGCAACTCGCTTATAGACCCTCTCATTTACGCGTATCGCAGTCAGGAGCTGCGCAAGACGCTCAAAGAAATGATTTTTTGTTCGTGGTTCTTTGCAATGTGA